From a single Limibacillus halophilus genomic region:
- a CDS encoding TraR/DksA family transcriptional regulator, with translation MTESLGRQLEQLVARLRAQQEELRNLDVSSQESREPVELDQSRVGRLSRMDALQQQAMAQATANRRSIELRKIDAALDRIADGDYGYCLRCGEGIAPERLDLDPATPLCIDCASIRRDDNQH, from the coding sequence ATGACCGAAAGCCTTGGACGGCAGCTTGAACAGTTGGTTGCACGCTTGCGCGCTCAGCAGGAGGAACTGCGAAATCTTGACGTTTCCAGTCAAGAATCACGCGAGCCGGTGGAACTGGATCAAAGTCGCGTTGGCCGCTTGTCCCGGATGGACGCTTTGCAGCAGCAAGCGATGGCGCAAGCGACCGCGAATCGCCGCTCAATAGAGCTTCGCAAGATCGACGCGGCTCTCGACCGTATAGCCGATGGGGATTATGGTTATTGTCTGCGCTGCGGTGAGGGAATTGCACCGGAACGCTTGGATCTTGATCCGGCGACGCCGCTCTGCATCGATTGCGCCAGTATCCGCCGGGACGACAATCAGCACTAA
- a CDS encoding phosphate/phosphite/phosphonate ABC transporter substrate-binding protein, which produces MNAVAGLTMYDLPEIAAATDHWWQGLSRHLRSAGFSNPPERLSRDLEPHVLWRLPDLLLAQCCGYDLQLGALPRPTFVATPCYDFPYCDGPRYCSVIVVPEDARSRTLADLRGTRAAYNMEGSHSGYNALRAVVAPLAAEGRFFTKAIETGSHRNSLASLQRGEADVAAIDCITFGLLARHAPQSVAGIRVLTTSPLVPGLPYITCPAADQGRITALREALLGAVDDPSLAEPRAALGLCGFDVECQTEYMAIDAMVKSAESLGYSRLS; this is translated from the coding sequence ATGAACGCGGTCGCCGGTCTAACTATGTATGACCTTCCCGAGATCGCCGCCGCGACGGACCATTGGTGGCAGGGGCTCTCGCGGCATCTGAGAAGCGCTGGCTTCAGCAATCCGCCCGAACGGCTTTCGCGTGACCTGGAACCCCATGTGCTGTGGCGTCTTCCGGACTTGCTGCTGGCGCAGTGCTGCGGGTACGACCTGCAGTTGGGTGCATTGCCGCGGCCAACCTTCGTTGCCACGCCTTGTTACGATTTTCCTTACTGCGATGGGCCGCGATACTGCAGCGTGATTGTCGTGCCTGAGGATGCGCGTAGCAGGACGTTGGCCGACCTCAGGGGGACCCGAGCGGCCTACAATATGGAAGGCTCCCATTCCGGTTACAACGCGCTACGCGCTGTGGTGGCGCCGCTTGCCGCCGAAGGAAGGTTTTTCACCAAGGCCATAGAGACGGGGAGCCACAGGAACAGCTTGGCTAGCCTGCAGAGGGGTGAGGCGGATGTTGCCGCCATCGACTGTATCACTTTTGGCCTATTGGCCCGCCATGCTCCCCAGTCGGTTGCGGGGATCAGAGTGCTGACAACCAGTCCCTTGGTTCCAGGTTTGCCCTATATCACCTGCCCGGCGGCGGACCAGGGCAGGATCACAGCCTTGCGGGAGGCTTTGCTGGGTGCCGTCGATGATCCTAGCCTTGCTGAGCCGCGGGCAGCCCTTGGCCTCTGTGGGTTTGATGTAGAATGCCAGACAGAGTATATGGCGATAGACGCCATGGTGAAGAGCGCAGAATCCTTGGGCTATTCCAGGCTTTCCTGA
- a CDS encoding helix-turn-helix domain-containing protein, translating to MERSETVEKFRERLSQVIEERGVTRSAFATEIGLDRSTLSQLLSPGNERLPRSETIVAIARVAQVSVDWLLGVIEQGRAGTQLVANALEIEPGAGLPMDERLERWHKEAVGAKVRYVPSTLPDLLKSPAIIRYEYEAYGALVPQARIEQAEARLAYTRRPETDIEVCTSSQSLRDFAEGRGIWDRLDREARVKQLESMAELTEELYPTFRWFLFDGLWRYSAPYTIFGAKRAAVYLGNMYFVFNGGEQIRALTRHFDDLIRGARMQPPDVPNFILGLLRDLPPKPANATSGKTAAKRAKGMAKK from the coding sequence ATGGAACGAAGCGAGACGGTTGAGAAGTTCCGTGAAAGATTGAGCCAGGTGATCGAGGAGCGCGGCGTAACACGTTCGGCATTTGCGACGGAAATCGGGCTCGATCGTTCGACATTGTCCCAGCTTCTATCTCCAGGAAACGAGCGCTTGCCGCGCTCCGAGACCATTGTCGCGATCGCCCGTGTAGCACAGGTTTCAGTCGATTGGTTGCTTGGTGTCATCGAGCAGGGGCGGGCGGGCACCCAACTGGTGGCGAATGCCCTGGAGATCGAACCAGGCGCCGGTCTGCCAATGGACGAGAGGCTGGAGCGTTGGCACAAGGAAGCCGTGGGCGCCAAGGTTCGCTACGTTCCCTCAACGCTACCCGACCTGCTGAAATCGCCGGCGATCATTCGCTATGAGTATGAAGCGTACGGCGCCTTGGTGCCACAAGCGCGGATCGAGCAGGCCGAAGCGCGGTTGGCCTACACACGGCGCCCGGAAACAGATATCGAGGTCTGTACGTCCAGCCAGTCGTTGCGCGACTTTGCCGAAGGGCGTGGCATCTGGGACCGTCTCGACCGAGAGGCCCGTGTAAAACAGCTTGAATCCATGGCAGAGCTGACGGAGGAGCTTTACCCAACGTTCCGTTGGTTCCTCTTCGATGGTTTGTGGCGTTATTCAGCGCCTTACACGATTTTTGGAGCCAAGCGCGCGGCTGTCTATCTCGGCAACATGTATTTCGTCTTCAATGGCGGCGAACAAATTCGCGCTTTGACACGGCACTTCGACGATCTGATCCGCGGCGCGCGAATGCAGCCGCCCGACGTGCCTAACTTCATCCTCGGATTGCTGCGCGATCTGCCACCAAAGCCGGCAAATGCGACTTCTGGCAAGACGGCTGCCAAGCGGGCTAAGGGAATGGCAAAGAAATGA
- a CDS encoding fatty acid desaturase, whose protein sequence is MGTAPVSQAATPSNRSNPASQAHEALAAQARRIRPIEIPTLVVAVAIYCGFALVTYHHAALPNWLLLILGGYLVAWHGSLQHEVIHGHPTPWNWLNEIIVFPSLWLVIPFDSYRESHLAHHRDENLTDPALDPESFYVTAREWRRAGPLGRAFLTLHNCLLGRLILGPLWILLLQSRAIFKAIISGDLKALFGWAKHGLAICLVLVWVLEVSGLPLWKYLLFFVYPGLALTLLRSFAEHRAVPSVSARTAIQQAEWPFALLFLNNNLHALHHLQPGLAWYRLPAVWRALRPDLNAASGRESGELFRGYWEIVLRYLLWPKEPPLHPAERWRLAGKPDDISGSMLQNPGEA, encoded by the coding sequence ATGGGGACGGCTCCGGTTTCACAAGCGGCTACACCATCGAACCGGTCGAACCCGGCAAGCCAGGCACACGAAGCTCTTGCAGCGCAAGCGCGCCGCATCAGGCCCATAGAAATTCCTACCTTGGTCGTGGCTGTTGCGATTTACTGCGGGTTTGCGCTGGTCACCTACCATCACGCCGCATTGCCCAACTGGCTTTTGTTGATCCTGGGAGGATACCTCGTCGCTTGGCATGGGTCGTTGCAGCACGAGGTCATTCACGGACACCCGACGCCATGGAACTGGCTGAACGAGATCATCGTTTTTCCAAGCTTATGGCTGGTCATTCCATTCGACAGCTACCGCGAAAGCCATTTAGCCCACCACCGGGATGAGAACCTGACCGATCCGGCGCTGGACCCAGAGTCATTCTATGTAACCGCTCGGGAATGGCGTCGCGCCGGGCCTTTAGGCCGCGCGTTCCTTACACTGCACAACTGTCTCCTCGGACGATTGATCCTCGGACCGCTTTGGATACTGCTGCTGCAAAGCAGGGCGATATTCAAAGCCATCATTTCCGGAGATTTGAAAGCTCTTTTCGGGTGGGCAAAGCATGGACTAGCGATATGCCTCGTGCTTGTGTGGGTGCTGGAAGTCAGTGGTCTTCCCTTGTGGAAGTATCTGCTGTTTTTCGTCTATCCCGGATTGGCTTTGACTTTGCTTCGCTCCTTCGCCGAGCACAGAGCCGTTCCGTCGGTAAGTGCGAGAACGGCTATACAGCAAGCCGAATGGCCTTTTGCGCTGCTGTTCCTTAACAACAATCTGCACGCACTACATCATTTGCAACCGGGCCTTGCTTGGTATCGGCTCCCCGCCGTGTGGCGTGCGCTCCGTCCCGATCTTAACGCGGCAAGTGGTCGTGAATCCGGTGAGTTGTTTCGGGGTTACTGGGAGATTGTGCTGCGTTACCTCCTCTGGCCCAAGGAGCCGCCACTTCATCCCGCGGAGCGTTGGCGGTTGGCTGGTAAACCCGATGACATCAGTGGCAGTATGCTGCAAAATCCAGGCGAGGCCTGA
- a CDS encoding trimethylamine methyltransferase family protein has protein sequence MEQDRDSRRNRRRRGGADGDAGTLERSRARGGFQQLPWRNLANPYSPIEVVSADGLEAIHQTSLEILEEIGMDFLHPEALEILKAAGAEVTPGSERVRFDRGLIETAVGKAPSDFKLHARNPKHDLTFGGNNIAFCEVASAPNVSDISGGRRVGNFKDYCDLLRLGQQLNIIHLFGGYPVEPVDLPPATRHLDAVAAFVTLTDKAFHGYSLGRQRIVDAIEIARIGRGISHDRLLREPSIFTVVNTSSPLRLDGPMIEGLIEMAKLNQPAAITPFTLSGAMAPATIAGALAQQNAEALAAIAFVQLVNPGAPVLYGGFTSNVDMKSGAPAFGTPEYSRAALAGGQLARRYGLPYRSSNVNAANVVDAQAAYESQMSIWAAVMGHGNMMMHGAGWMEGGLTASFEKVILDAEMLQGMAEFLQPIEVNADSLAMEAVREVGPGGHYFGAQHTLARYENAFYSPILSDWRNFQSWEEAGALTATERAHQIYKQLLTEYEPPALDAAIADELEAFIAKRKEEGGAKAD, from the coding sequence ATGGAGCAAGACAGGGATAGCCGCCGAAACCGCCGCCGCCGCGGTGGTGCCGACGGAGATGCAGGGACTCTGGAACGCAGTCGTGCGCGTGGCGGCTTTCAGCAACTCCCCTGGCGCAATCTTGCCAACCCCTACAGTCCTATCGAGGTCGTCAGTGCGGACGGTCTGGAAGCAATACATCAGACGTCTCTTGAGATACTTGAGGAAATCGGCATGGATTTCCTGCACCCGGAGGCTCTGGAAATTCTCAAGGCGGCCGGTGCCGAAGTGACGCCAGGGAGTGAGCGCGTGCGCTTTGACCGTGGCCTGATCGAGACGGCGGTTGGAAAGGCACCTTCGGATTTTAAGTTGCATGCACGTAACCCCAAGCATGACCTGACCTTCGGCGGCAACAATATTGCCTTTTGCGAAGTTGCCAGCGCTCCCAATGTCTCGGATATTTCGGGCGGTCGCCGGGTCGGTAACTTCAAGGATTACTGTGATCTGCTGCGCTTGGGCCAGCAGTTGAACATTATTCATCTCTTTGGCGGGTATCCGGTGGAGCCGGTGGACCTGCCGCCTGCGACGCGTCACCTTGATGCGGTGGCGGCCTTCGTGACGCTAACGGACAAGGCCTTCCACGGCTATTCGCTGGGTCGCCAAAGAATCGTCGATGCCATCGAGATCGCCCGGATCGGCCGGGGAATCAGCCATGACCGGCTGTTGCGCGAGCCCTCCATATTCACCGTGGTCAACACGTCATCTCCCTTGCGTCTGGACGGGCCGATGATCGAAGGCCTGATAGAGATGGCGAAGCTGAATCAGCCGGCCGCAATCACGCCATTCACCTTGTCCGGTGCCATGGCGCCAGCCACGATCGCCGGCGCCTTGGCTCAACAGAATGCGGAAGCCTTGGCGGCTATCGCCTTCGTTCAACTGGTCAATCCAGGCGCACCGGTACTTTATGGCGGGTTTACGTCGAACGTGGATATGAAGTCAGGCGCGCCCGCTTTCGGGACGCCTGAATATTCGCGCGCTGCTTTGGCGGGTGGGCAATTGGCGCGTCGTTACGGATTGCCGTACCGGTCGTCGAACGTGAACGCGGCCAACGTCGTCGATGCTCAAGCGGCTTACGAATCGCAGATGTCCATCTGGGCTGCGGTTATGGGACACGGCAATATGATGATGCACGGTGCCGGCTGGATGGAGGGCGGTCTGACGGCCTCTTTCGAGAAGGTGATTTTGGATGCTGAAATGCTGCAAGGCATGGCGGAGTTCCTGCAGCCCATCGAAGTGAACGCCGACAGCCTGGCCATGGAAGCCGTGCGGGAGGTGGGTCCCGGCGGGCATTATTTCGGCGCGCAGCACACCTTGGCCCGCTACGAGAATGCCTTCTATAGTCCGATCCTCTCCGACTGGCGGAACTTCCAAAGCTGGGAGGAGGCAGGGGCTCTTACCGCTACAGAACGTGCACACCAGATTTACAAGCAATTGCTCACAGAGTACGAGCCGCCGGCATTGGATGCGGCCATCGCCGACGAGCTCGAAGCCTTCATCGCCAAGCGTAAGGAAGAAGGCGGGGCTAAGGCCGACTAA
- a CDS encoding LysE family translocator codes for MSWELYLSFVVATTLLILLPGPVVSLVVANSLRHGPAYGLCSIAGTQAGNAMQLLLVGFGLATLIAFMAEWFDWVRWIGAAYLIWMGVQRWREASNLSAASAERRKPFTHVFAEGCIISLTNPKSLAFLAVFLPQFVDPTAAAGPQVLLLCVTYWFVALLGDSGYVMAAGRIRHWLARPTRMNWVNRISGSMLIAGGAWLALQRR; via the coding sequence ATGTCTTGGGAACTTTATTTATCTTTTGTGGTAGCGACGACTTTACTCATTCTACTTCCGGGTCCTGTTGTTTCGCTGGTTGTCGCTAATTCGTTGCGGCATGGGCCAGCTTACGGGTTATGTAGCATTGCCGGGACACAGGCAGGCAACGCAATGCAGTTGCTGCTGGTGGGCTTCGGATTGGCGACCTTGATTGCCTTCATGGCCGAGTGGTTCGACTGGGTCCGCTGGATCGGCGCGGCTTATCTCATTTGGATGGGGGTCCAACGTTGGCGGGAAGCATCTAACCTGTCGGCGGCGTCGGCGGAACGGCGTAAGCCTTTCACTCACGTGTTTGCAGAGGGCTGTATCATCTCCCTCACCAATCCGAAATCGCTCGCCTTCCTGGCGGTTTTTCTGCCGCAGTTTGTCGATCCCACAGCAGCGGCAGGGCCCCAGGTTTTGTTGCTCTGCGTTACCTATTGGTTTGTGGCGTTGCTTGGCGATAGCGGGTACGTCATGGCTGCCGGCCGCATTCGGCACTGGTTGGCTCGTCCCACGCGGATGAACTGGGTCAACCGAATTTCCGGCTCGATGTTGATTGCTGGCGGCGCTTGGCTGGCGTTGCAGCGGAGATAG
- a CDS encoding class I SAM-dependent DNA methyltransferase, with translation MTQLQPLPNVERFYDDLAAHYHLLFADWSAAVRNQGRLFSKLIEKELGEGPKRVLDAACGIGTQALGLALEGHQVRGTDLSPGSIMRARREADAWGIDAKFGVADLRSLSGYLPGPFDVVLAADNALPHLETREDLETALHEVASVLAPGGIFIATLRDYDRLVVERPRATKPRVYEEDEGGRRILFQVWDWDKKGDGYALTQYLIIERGLLQETLSFTSHYHALRREELERALTVAGFQAVSWLEKSESQFYQPAIIARRKA, from the coding sequence ATGACACAACTACAGCCTCTGCCCAATGTTGAGCGGTTCTATGACGACCTTGCAGCGCACTACCATCTGCTGTTCGCGGATTGGTCGGCTGCCGTGCGCAACCAGGGCCGACTGTTCTCGAAGCTGATAGAAAAAGAACTGGGCGAGGGGCCGAAGCGGGTTCTCGATGCGGCCTGTGGCATTGGCACGCAGGCGCTGGGCTTGGCGCTTGAGGGGCATCAAGTGCGCGGGACCGACCTTTCGCCGGGTTCCATCATGCGGGCCCGTCGCGAAGCCGATGCTTGGGGAATAGACGCAAAGTTCGGCGTCGCCGATTTACGCAGTCTTTCTGGCTATCTGCCCGGACCGTTCGATGTGGTGCTGGCGGCCGATAATGCGTTACCGCACCTTGAAACCCGCGAAGACCTGGAAACGGCCTTACACGAGGTTGCGTCAGTGCTTGCGCCGGGCGGTATTTTTATTGCGACCCTGCGTGATTATGATCGACTTGTCGTCGAGAGACCGCGCGCCACCAAACCGCGCGTTTATGAAGAGGACGAGGGCGGTCGGCGTATCCTTTTTCAGGTCTGGGACTGGGACAAGAAAGGCGATGGCTATGCGCTGACTCAGTATCTGATCATCGAGCGTGGCTTGTTGCAGGAAACACTGTCGTTCACGTCTCATTATCATGCTTTGCGCCGCGAAGAGTTGGAGCGCGCGCTGACTGTGGCTGGTTTTCAGGCTGTTTCTTGGCTTGAAAAATCCGAGAGTCAATTCTATCAACCTGCGATAATTGCGCGGCGCAAAGCTTGA